Sequence from the Leptospira noumeaensis genome:
TACTACCGGTTTCATGAATCGCTAAAGATTCGTGCGGTAAAAACCAAAGTAATTTCAAAACCCAAGCGGTCAACACAGTTTTATAAAAAAGTTCGTGGTTCATGGAAGAAAGATAAGATTTTTTTATATAAGTTTCGGTGTGATGATAGAGGTTATGAGACATAATTCAGGAGGCAGAAGAGAAGGGGGAATGCGGCAATTAACAAATGATTGGCGGCGATAACAAAAAAGCTAACGGAGGATTGCTGGTGGAGTTCCAAGAACGAACTATTCGACTATTGATTGTTATATTGTGCGGCGGCACACTTGAGTTGGATTTTGCTGTTTCTATGATAGAAACAAATTACATCTTCTTTTCTAACTTAAAGTTTGTTTGATGGAAGAAGCCGGATGGGGGTTGTTTGGTGGTTGAATGAGTTTATATCTCTGTGGGAAAGCTTGTGTGTGATAGAACTATGAACTTTGGGGAAAAATATTTTGAGGGATTGCAGTTCTGTTTGATGGAATGAGCGTTCTGTGGTAGAAGGAAGCCATTGGGTGGCGGGTCTAGTTCCCCACCCTACAATCAGGGCGGGGTGATTGTACTCACTAATACCTAACGTTAAACTGCATGTAACCATACCCTTCCTCCGCCAAAACAACGGTAACCCGACAGGAGCGATACGCCCACCGCCCTTACCCCCAAAATTCTCTTGCAATATCTTGATTCAATGTAAGAATTTCATGAACTTGGAATGAATTCCTATCTATGAAAAAAACATTCACTATATCTTTCCTCATCCTATTCACTTCTCCACTTTTTGCGGTCAATACCGTCATTCTTAAAAATGGAAAGACCCTAAAGGGCAAAGTTACGGATCAAAATGAAAGCGGACTCACAGTTCAAACTCCAGAAGGGCCACAAACCCTATCTAAATCTCAAATCCTAAAAGTTGTTTATAAAGACTTAAATGAACAAGAAGCAGAAAAAATTCGCATCGCAGAAGAAAAGAAACTAAAGGATAAAGAAGAGAAAGAAAAAGCAAAATTAGAAAAGGAACGTTTGATCGCTGAAGCCAAAGAACAAAAAAGATTAGAAGAAGAAGCCAAACTTGCAGAGCAAACCAAACTCACCGAAGAAAAAGATAAAGAAACCGAGGCCGAAAAAGAAGCCAAGGCAGAAGCAGAATGGTTAGCCACAAGAAAACTTGGCCCCTCACCGGCAGCATCTGAGTGTGGTGGTCGACTAGCTTTAATTTGGCGATCAGCACTCATTCCAGGATGGGGGCAACTTTGCGGTGGTTATTATACATCGGCAGGAACATTTAGCACAATGTTCTTTGGAACTTTATTTTATACTCTTGGTCCGCTTCGTACCGAAGAAAAAAACGCCCAATCACATTACGATACAATGATCCTTCTCAATCAGATTGTTGGGCCTGGAACAAGATTCAATGCTCAAAATATCAGCCTCCCCTCAGAATTATTTGCAGGAATCATTGAAACTTCTATTACTGATGATTTCATTGCCAAAAGCAAAGATAGTGCCAAAGCAGCCAATACCAAATACCTTGCAGGGCTTGGAACTGCTGGAATTATCTATATCACAAACTTAATCCATGCGTTTATGATTGGAACAGATCGTTATCCGGAACGTCCCAGTGTCACCACTGGAGGAAAACAAATCCGCGAGGGATTGGACTTCGATACAGGTTGGGACAAACCTTATACAATAACAGGAATTCGACCACAAACCAATTCAGTCTATGCGGAAGTCCGATATTCCATTCTGTTTTAAGGAGCTTCTAATGAAAAAATTAGTTTTAACAATCTTAGTTCTTATATTTTCCTTACAATGCAAAATATTTAAACCTTCTGACCTAGACCCTTCACAAGATTTAGGATCTTTACAAACATTACTTCGGTATCTCGCCTTGGCCGATGCATTCAATACCTGTAGCCAAACTGTTGCCTTTATGAAGTTTACCGATTCCAATGGAACACCATATAGCACGGGAACTGTTGAATATTCAGTTTTTAACGAAGCAGATGAAAATGGAATTCCAACCTCTCCCTATGGAGAAAATATTCAACCGTTGACTGTGACTTTAGATACGTCAGGTAGAGGTTTTTTATTTTTTAGCGAAAGAGGAATTGCGAATCTCACCGTTAAAAATTCAAGTAACGTAATTGTAGGAACAGCAAAATTTCGAATTTATAATGGGATCACCAAACAATCATTTTCGATCTTAAGCCAAACCGGAGCCACCCAAGTCATTCTTGAAGACTTAGCAAACTACCGTAATCGGATGGCATCATACGGTTCCCTTGTTCCACTCGGTTCTGCAAACGGTCGACAATTTCTTTACATCCAAACGCAAACTTCTTATATCTCTAGCACGGATAACGAAAACAGGGGTTATATAATTTCAAGTATTGATGGTGAAAATTATGACCAAGTCATTGCTATCGATGGCGTATCCATTAATACAAAAGGAGCAACGCAAAAATTATTAAAAATATCCCAACCAACTTTTGATGGAAATCAGTATGTGTTTTTCCTATCAGAACAAACAGATCTGTCAGGCACTTACACATCCAACAAAAATTTAGTCCTTCGAATTCCAACTTTTTCCACACCATCCTCAGTGACAGTAGAAACATTAGCACTTCCGACTAACTATAACTTGTTTACCCAAAATGATAATTCTTGGTTATACCCAGCACTCTATGTAGGGAATGGAAGATTTGTTGTAACTCCCTATTTTTCAACAAATTACCGTCCCACTCTAATTAGCTTTGATTCTATTACTACGAATGATTTAAATGCTGGATTTAGTTGTGCAATTGCAACACCAGAACGCCATTTTGCAGGATACCAAGTTTTTAATGACAATGGTAATGCTTATCTCCAATGTCCAACCTCTCTAACTTTAACAGTAAATCCATTACCGACTAGAACCATTCGAATGTCTGACCTTTCCATTAATATGATTAACTTCGATGCTACTGGCGTTAATTTCGAATCAAATGTATTCTCATACAAAGGTAAATTAATTGCATTGGCAAATGGTACTCCACCATACAATGGCTATACCTTCCCTACAGGTTCTTACTCCTTTTCTAATCCAACAATTTCAAGAAACTCTTCTCCCATTTCTGGAATTTCTACTTCGACTACGTCCACTGATTCGATATTAAGAGCTATCAAAGGATCTCTCAACTCTGATTATATGATTCTCTCCAACAATGCGTTATTTTCTGCTCCAACTCTAGTAATTTACAAATCAACAGATGCTTTTTCTAGTGCCACAACGGTTGGGTCAATTCCAACCTATTTCAGTTCACCCCTCTATAGTCTGGAGCAATTTCAATCTGCCAACGGTAAATTAAACTTAACCTGGAATATTTATGCAGGTACTGGCATTGACTCAAGACCTGTCTACCTCACTCATTTCACTAACGACGACGGAACTTGGGAAAGCCTACCACGATTAATCAAAATCCGATAACATTATCCACCTATCAATCAATAGGTGGATTA
This genomic interval carries:
- a CDS encoding LA_0442/LA_0875 N-terminal domain-containing protein, which translates into the protein MKKTFTISFLILFTSPLFAVNTVILKNGKTLKGKVTDQNESGLTVQTPEGPQTLSKSQILKVVYKDLNEQEAEKIRIAEEKKLKDKEEKEKAKLEKERLIAEAKEQKRLEEEAKLAEQTKLTEEKDKETEAEKEAKAEAEWLATRKLGPSPAASECGGRLALIWRSALIPGWGQLCGGYYTSAGTFSTMFFGTLFYTLGPLRTEEKNAQSHYDTMILLNQIVGPGTRFNAQNISLPSELFAGIIETSITDDFIAKSKDSAKAANTKYLAGLGTAGIIYITNLIHAFMIGTDRYPERPSVTTGGKQIREGLDFDTGWDKPYTITGIRPQTNSVYAEVRYSILF